One part of the Dyadobacter sp. 676 genome encodes these proteins:
- a CDS encoding DNA-binding transcriptional regulator: MYKIILLLDFAEEYSKSLMKGINTYSREVGPWIFCRMPLFHRETIGIDGILKWALEWGADGIVGQLYNKEIDKILRAGIPVIAQDFKERFTEIPNITGAYREAGQMGADYFLKKGFTNFAFYGFNDIVWSRERAEGFEEHLRRKGHKVHYFEHKKARSTELWYYKPSSLSRWLKSLPKPIGLMTCDDNQGQHITEACRHVGIRIPEEVAVLGVDNDEMICDLSDPPLSSIALDVEKGGYDAAKLLDHMIRHGTAEYYDVVVRPTQVITRHSTDIYATNDDHIASSLKYIHQNIDKNLHVDEVVKQVPLSRRALEKRFLEITGYPIYKYIFNLRIEKFTQKLLDTDMSVFEIALDMGLGDSKNIARQFRQAKGCSPSAYRNKYLAGK; encoded by the coding sequence ATGTATAAAATCATCCTCCTGCTTGACTTTGCCGAAGAGTACAGCAAAAGCCTGATGAAGGGAATCAATACTTATTCCAGGGAAGTCGGCCCCTGGATTTTTTGCCGGATGCCCCTTTTCCACCGCGAGACGATCGGAATCGACGGGATTCTCAAATGGGCATTGGAATGGGGTGCTGACGGCATTGTCGGACAGCTGTACAACAAGGAGATCGATAAAATCCTGCGGGCCGGAATACCGGTTATCGCGCAGGACTTCAAGGAGCGCTTCACCGAAATCCCCAACATTACAGGGGCCTACCGCGAAGCAGGGCAAATGGGCGCCGATTACTTCCTGAAAAAAGGTTTTACCAACTTCGCATTTTACGGGTTCAACGACATCGTGTGGTCACGCGAGCGGGCCGAAGGTTTTGAGGAGCATTTGCGCAGAAAGGGCCATAAAGTGCATTACTTCGAGCATAAAAAGGCGCGGTCGACGGAGCTGTGGTATTACAAACCGAGTTCGCTGAGCCGCTGGCTGAAATCCCTGCCGAAGCCGATCGGCCTGATGACCTGCGACGATAACCAGGGCCAGCACATCACGGAAGCGTGCCGGCATGTGGGCATACGTATACCCGAAGAAGTGGCGGTGTTAGGTGTGGATAACGATGAAATGATTTGTGACCTCTCCGATCCGCCGCTGTCCAGCATTGCTCTCGATGTGGAAAAAGGTGGTTACGATGCGGCCAAACTACTGGATCACATGATCAGGCACGGCACCGCGGAATATTACGATGTAGTCGTCCGGCCCACGCAGGTTATTACCCGGCATTCGACGGACATCTACGCCACCAACGACGACCACATCGCTTCCTCATTGAAATACATCCACCAGAACATCGATAAAAATCTCCATGTGGATGAGGTGGTAAAGCAGGTGCCGCTTTCGAGGCGTGCCCTGGAAAAGCGCTTTTTGGAAATTACGGGTTATCCCATTTACAAGTATATTTTCAACCTGCGTATCGAGAAATTCACGCAAAAGCTGCTCGATACCGATATGTCCGTATTCGAAATCGCACTGGATATGGGTTTGGGAGACAGCAAAAATATAGCACGTCAATTCAGGCAGGCCAAGGGATGTAGTCCGAGTGCTTATCGGAACAAATATCTGGCTGGGAAATGA
- a CDS encoding TPM domain-containing protein, with amino-acid sequence MATEPLFFTDEEQQYIVEAIQEAEKQTSGEVKVHIEKKCPSPDVMERAREVFLFLRLHETAERNGVLFYLAYEDRKFAVLGDKGIDEKVPAGFWDSTKELLRNHFRAGEFKEGLCRGILEAGLQLKKHFPYQSGDINELPDDISFGQ; translated from the coding sequence ATGGCAACCGAACCCCTATTTTTCACCGACGAAGAGCAGCAATACATTGTTGAGGCAATTCAGGAAGCCGAAAAACAGACATCCGGCGAGGTGAAGGTGCATATCGAAAAGAAATGCCCCTCGCCGGATGTGATGGAACGGGCCAGGGAAGTGTTCCTGTTTTTACGTCTGCACGAAACCGCTGAACGTAATGGGGTATTGTTTTACCTCGCTTACGAGGACCGGAAATTCGCAGTTCTCGGCGACAAGGGAATCGACGAAAAAGTGCCTGCCGGCTTCTGGGATAGTACCAAAGAGCTGCTCCGCAACCATTTCCGCGCCGGCGAATTCAAAGAAGGGCTTTGTCGCGGCATTCTCGAAGCGGGGCTACAATTGAAAAAACATTTTCCCTATCAGTCCGGCGATATCAACGAACTCCCGGACGACATTTCGTTCGGCCAATAA
- a CDS encoding TPM domain-containing protein encodes MKHFLLQLLLIIAAIAGVQAQDIPPKPDPPRLVNDLANQLSPNERQMLEQKLVAYNDSTSSQIVIVTVPTLGDYPIADYAFKLGTEWGVGQKGKNNGIVLLWAPKERKVFIATGYGLEGAVPDAIAKRIVSQVITPQFKAGQFYQGLSDGVDMIFKYASGEYKADPKQDSGDSDGFSPLLIVLIIFVIIMIFIFRNRGGGGGNRGYRDFGGPPILWPYTTHSGRGSSSGNWGGFGGGDGGGFGGFGGGSFGGGGAGGDY; translated from the coding sequence ATGAAGCATTTCCTTCTACAACTCCTGCTTATCATAGCGGCAATAGCCGGTGTGCAGGCGCAGGATATCCCGCCCAAACCCGATCCTCCAAGGCTTGTGAACGACCTTGCCAACCAGCTCAGCCCGAATGAACGGCAAATGCTGGAACAAAAGCTGGTCGCCTATAACGATTCTACGTCTTCACAGATCGTGATCGTAACCGTGCCTACACTGGGCGATTACCCCATTGCCGATTATGCTTTCAAACTCGGCACAGAATGGGGCGTCGGTCAAAAGGGTAAAAACAATGGTATTGTGCTGCTCTGGGCACCCAAGGAACGAAAAGTATTTATCGCCACCGGTTATGGCCTCGAAGGAGCAGTCCCTGATGCGATTGCGAAACGAATTGTTTCACAAGTCATCACACCGCAGTTCAAGGCCGGGCAGTTCTACCAGGGCCTTAGCGATGGCGTCGATATGATATTCAAATACGCTTCGGGAGAGTACAAGGCCGATCCGAAGCAGGACAGTGGCGACAGCGACGGTTTCTCCCCGCTACTGATCGTCCTGATTATATTTGTGATCATCATGATCTTCATTTTCCGTAACCGCGGCGGCGGGGGCGGTAACAGAGGCTATCGCGATTTTGGCGGGCCGCCTATCCTCTGGCCTTACACGACGCATTCGGGCCGCGGCAGCTCTTCGGGTAACTGGGGTGGTTTCGGCGGAGGCGACGGTGGCGGCTTCGGCGGTTTTGGCGGAGGCAGCTTCGGCGGCGGCGGCGCCGGAGGCGATTATTAG
- a CDS encoding ROK family protein — protein MNIGVDIGGTNIRAGIESGGHITRQNQTLLANKHSLSATLDQLMDVIRPLTAYPVKGIGIGVPSVVDVNKGIVYNVMNIPSWEEVALRDIVEKEFNLPVSVNNDVNCFILGEHRFGLARKFRSVIGMAIGTGLGSGIIVDNHLYAGRNCGAGEIGMLPYKDSILENYVSSRFFEDSLGIDAYAAHDAALKGSKKAIEAWEEFGVHLGAVIKAIMYTYDPEAIVMGGSIAKANRFFQESMLESIQDFAYPESLRKLTLLLSENQNIALLGAAALLDD, from the coding sequence ATGAACATTGGTGTAGATATCGGCGGCACGAACATTCGTGCCGGCATCGAATCGGGTGGCCATATAACCCGGCAAAATCAGACATTACTGGCCAACAAACATTCGCTGTCGGCAACGCTCGACCAGCTGATGGATGTGATCCGCCCACTGACGGCCTATCCGGTCAAAGGCATTGGCATAGGCGTACCCTCCGTGGTGGATGTGAACAAAGGCATTGTGTATAATGTGATGAATATCCCGTCGTGGGAAGAGGTCGCATTGCGAGATATTGTGGAAAAAGAGTTCAATCTGCCGGTTTCGGTGAATAACGATGTGAACTGCTTTATACTCGGCGAGCACCGTTTCGGACTGGCGCGCAAATTCCGGTCGGTGATCGGGATGGCGATCGGGACAGGGCTGGGCTCGGGTATTATCGTCGATAACCATTTATATGCCGGCCGGAACTGCGGAGCGGGGGAGATCGGGATGCTGCCTTACAAGGATTCGATACTGGAAAATTATGTGTCCAGCCGTTTTTTCGAGGATTCGCTCGGTATCGATGCGTATGCGGCGCATGACGCGGCACTGAAAGGCAGCAAGAAAGCCATCGAAGCATGGGAAGAATTCGGGGTGCACCTGGGAGCGGTGATCAAGGCCATCATGTATACCTACGACCCCGAGGCCATTGTAATGGGTGGCTCGATTGCCAAAGCCAACCGGTTTTTCCAGGAAAGTATGCTGGAAAGCATTCAGGATTTCGCCTATCCCGAGTCATTGAGAAAACTGACATTGCTACTGTCCGAAAACCAGAATATCGCGCTGCTGGGTGCGGCGGCATTGCTCGACGATTGA
- a CDS encoding M13 family metallopeptidase yields the protein MKSAAFRAAALALVVSLAGCKKEKEETDTTKVPGFDVSSLDSTAKACDDFDTYANGGWKKKNPIPGTESRWGAFGILDKENKEVRLKGIIEEIAKTKDRKKGTEEQQIADYYQSFLDTATIEKRGLEPLETYLDKINAVASLKDLAAVAGEMQKVGVETVTGFGVEGDLRNSKINILYQGQDGLSLGERSYYDRTDSSTVKVRGEFVKHVDKMFSMAGFPDANPGQTILDFETKVAKLQLTNVELRDPVKTYNKMAFADFEKLIPDFDQKTFADKQDIKTDTLIVQNKAYLQNLNKLLKATPIATLKLYTKWQLLSRFAGYLPKKFDQEDFRFFATVMRGTKQQKGRVERAIRSTDGLLGMPLGKLFVKKYFPEEDKKKVSEMIENVRTVYGERIDKLTWMSDSTKAKAHKKLKAFTYKIGYPDKWKDYSSIEIAPDRLFENVISASLFAHKENVKKIGKEVDKKEWLMTPQTVNAYYNPLNNEVVFPAGILQPPFYNRNADDAINYGGIIAVIGHEFTHGFDDQGSQFDDEGNLKNWWTAADRANFDKLTKRYIDYFSGIEALPGFKINGALTIGENVADLGGLTLAYYALEKSFNGKEPAPIDGFTWQQRFFLGWAQVWHMNTTDEALRNQVQTDPHSPARDRINGPLPHLKEFQAAWSLRPGKQDGLA from the coding sequence ATGAAATCAGCCGCATTCCGCGCTGCCGCTTTGGCCCTTGTGGTAAGTCTGGCAGGATGTAAAAAAGAAAAGGAAGAAACCGACACCACGAAAGTACCCGGCTTCGACGTCAGCTCGCTCGACTCGACAGCCAAAGCCTGCGACGACTTCGATACCTATGCCAACGGCGGCTGGAAGAAGAAAAACCCAATCCCGGGCACCGAAAGCCGCTGGGGCGCATTCGGGATTCTGGATAAAGAGAACAAAGAAGTTCGCTTAAAAGGTATCATCGAAGAAATCGCGAAAACCAAGGACCGTAAAAAAGGAACCGAAGAGCAACAGATCGCCGACTACTACCAGTCGTTTCTCGATACGGCGACCATTGAAAAACGCGGACTGGAACCGTTGGAGACCTATCTCGACAAAATTAATGCCGTGGCTTCGCTGAAAGACCTCGCTGCCGTGGCAGGCGAAATGCAAAAGGTAGGCGTTGAAACCGTGACAGGCTTCGGCGTGGAAGGCGACCTGCGAAACAGCAAAATCAACATTCTTTACCAGGGCCAGGACGGCCTGAGCCTCGGCGAAAGAAGTTACTACGACCGCACCGATTCCAGCACCGTGAAGGTGCGCGGCGAGTTTGTGAAGCATGTCGATAAAATGTTCTCCATGGCCGGCTTCCCGGACGCCAATCCGGGTCAGACTATTCTCGATTTCGAAACGAAAGTAGCCAAGCTTCAATTGACGAACGTGGAGCTGCGCGACCCGGTGAAGACGTATAATAAAATGGCGTTCGCCGACTTTGAGAAGCTGATCCCCGATTTCGACCAGAAAACATTCGCCGACAAGCAGGACATTAAAACCGATACCCTAATTGTTCAGAACAAGGCCTATCTGCAAAACCTGAACAAGCTCCTGAAAGCAACCCCGATCGCCACGTTGAAATTGTATACCAAATGGCAGTTGCTCTCGCGCTTCGCCGGTTATTTGCCGAAGAAGTTCGACCAGGAAGATTTTCGCTTTTTCGCGACGGTAATGCGTGGCACCAAGCAACAAAAAGGCCGTGTGGAACGTGCGATCCGCTCGACAGATGGATTGCTGGGAATGCCGCTGGGCAAATTGTTCGTGAAAAAATATTTCCCGGAAGAAGACAAGAAAAAAGTCTCCGAGATGATCGAAAACGTGCGTACGGTTTACGGCGAGCGGATCGACAAGCTGACCTGGATGAGCGATTCCACGAAGGCGAAGGCTCACAAGAAACTCAAAGCTTTCACCTACAAAATTGGCTATCCCGACAAATGGAAAGATTATTCCTCCATCGAAATCGCGCCGGACAGGCTTTTTGAAAACGTGATCTCCGCCTCGCTTTTTGCGCATAAGGAGAATGTGAAGAAAATCGGGAAAGAAGTAGATAAAAAGGAATGGCTGATGACGCCGCAGACCGTGAATGCCTATTACAACCCGCTGAACAACGAGGTGGTATTCCCGGCCGGTATCCTGCAACCGCCATTCTACAACCGCAATGCCGACGATGCGATCAACTATGGCGGTATCATCGCCGTGATTGGCCATGAATTTACTCATGGATTCGACGACCAGGGCTCGCAGTTCGATGACGAAGGAAACCTCAAGAACTGGTGGACCGCCGCCGACCGCGCCAATTTCGACAAGCTGACCAAACGCTACATCGACTATTTCAGCGGGATCGAAGCACTGCCCGGCTTCAAAATCAACGGTGCACTGACCATCGGCGAAAACGTGGCCGACCTCGGTGGTTTGACATTGGCTTATTATGCTTTGGAAAAATCATTCAACGGCAAAGAACCCGCCCCCATCGACGGCTTTACGTGGCAACAGCGTTTCTTCCTCGGCTGGGCACAGGTTTGGCATATGAATACCACCGACGAGGCGTTGCGCAACCAGGTACAAACCGACCCGCATTCACCGGCCAGAGACCGCATCAATGGCCCGCTGCCTCATTTGAAAGAGTTCCAGGCGGCATGGAGCTTGCGGCCCGGGAAGCAAGATGGTCTTGCCTGA
- a CDS encoding LemA family protein — MSKGLIAVIVVVLILGFVGCGKYNGLVQKDEVVKEAWAGVESQYQRRADLIPNLVNTVKGAADFEKSTLTAVIEARSKATQTTISADQLTPENIAKFQAAQDQLSGSLSRLLVSVEQYPQLKANQNFLELQAQLEGTENRITVERGKFNTVVKDYNQEVRTFPTNLFAGVFGFSQKGYFTAAPGSEKAPTVQF; from the coding sequence ATGTCAAAAGGACTCATTGCAGTTATCGTCGTAGTTCTGATTCTCGGATTCGTTGGCTGCGGGAAATATAATGGCCTCGTGCAAAAAGACGAGGTCGTAAAAGAAGCCTGGGCAGGCGTGGAAAGCCAATACCAGCGCCGCGCCGACTTGATCCCTAACCTGGTAAACACCGTTAAAGGTGCCGCCGACTTTGAGAAAAGCACGCTGACGGCCGTGATCGAAGCACGCAGCAAAGCAACCCAAACCACAATCAGTGCCGACCAGCTTACCCCTGAAAACATCGCCAAATTCCAGGCCGCGCAGGATCAGCTAAGCGGCTCGCTGTCGCGCCTGCTTGTTTCCGTGGAGCAATACCCGCAACTGAAAGCCAACCAGAACTTCCTCGAACTGCAAGCCCAGCTCGAAGGCACCGAAAACCGCATTACCGTGGAACGCGGCAAGTTCAATACTGTGGTCAAAGACTATAACCAGGAGGTGCGCACCTTTCCGACCAACCTCTTCGCCGGGGTATTCGGTTTCTCCCAGAAAGGCTACTTCACAGCCGCTCCGGGTTCCGAAAAAGCGCCGACCGTACAATTCTAA
- a CDS encoding MFS transporter, with product MQRNIFIVILIFLIFFVISFLTNILGPIIPDIVKSFDLSIGLAGFLPFAFFVAYGVMSIPAGLMVEKFGEKVMLISAFLLAFSGALLFALIPGFSIALFSLFLIGIGMAILQVVINPLLRVSGGEEKFAFYSVLAQLFFGAASFISPLLYSYLVLNVHSDNSGFLIDILNGLVPENLKWVSLYWVFAVIALAMVVIISLVKFPKIELLEDERIDVGKSFSELAGNKLVWLFFLGIFAYVGTEQGIANWISQFLQTYHQENPATTGAVVISYFWGLLTIGCFLGLILLKIFDSRKVLVFFTCGGIVSLLMALFGPKGMALIGFPMAGFFASVMYSVIFSLALNSVPKHHGTFSGILCAGIAGGAVVPLIVGGLGELVGLRLAMLFLLMPLGYILGIGLWAKPLVNNETVSSVKELFKLG from the coding sequence ATGCAAAGAAACATTTTTATCGTAATACTGATCTTCCTGATCTTTTTCGTCATTTCTTTTCTGACCAACATCCTCGGTCCGATCATTCCCGACATCGTCAAAAGCTTCGACCTGAGCATTGGACTGGCGGGTTTTCTGCCGTTCGCATTCTTTGTCGCCTACGGGGTAATGTCTATTCCTGCGGGATTAATGGTCGAAAAGTTCGGGGAAAAGGTTATGTTGATTAGTGCGTTCCTGCTGGCATTTAGCGGAGCATTGTTATTTGCATTGATTCCCGGCTTTTCCATTGCATTGTTCTCTTTGTTCCTGATCGGTATCGGAATGGCGATTTTGCAGGTGGTGATTAATCCCTTGCTGCGGGTTTCGGGTGGGGAAGAGAAATTTGCTTTTTATTCGGTGTTAGCGCAGTTGTTTTTTGGTGCTGCGTCGTTTATAAGCCCTTTGCTTTATAGTTATCTGGTGCTGAATGTCCATTCCGACAACTCCGGTTTTTTGATCGATATACTCAATGGACTCGTACCTGAAAACCTGAAATGGGTATCGCTTTACTGGGTTTTCGCCGTGATCGCCCTGGCGATGGTGGTAATCATTTCGTTGGTAAAATTTCCGAAAATAGAACTGCTGGAAGACGAGCGGATCGATGTCGGGAAATCGTTCAGTGAATTAGCCGGGAACAAATTGGTATGGCTTTTCTTCCTGGGCATATTCGCCTACGTGGGCACCGAGCAGGGCATTGCCAACTGGATTTCCCAGTTCCTGCAAACCTATCACCAGGAAAATCCGGCAACGACCGGCGCTGTGGTGATTTCCTATTTCTGGGGGCTGCTTACGATCGGCTGTTTTCTCGGATTAATATTGCTGAAAATCTTCGACAGCCGCAAGGTGCTGGTATTCTTTACCTGTGGCGGCATTGTATCGTTGTTAATGGCGCTATTCGGTCCGAAAGGGATGGCACTGATCGGCTTTCCAATGGCCGGCTTTTTTGCGTCGGTCATGTACTCGGTAATATTTTCGCTGGCGCTCAATTCGGTACCCAAACATCACGGGACATTCTCGGGCATTCTCTGCGCGGGCATTGCGGGCGGGGCGGTAGTGCCGTTGATCGTCGGCGGACTGGGAGAACTGGTGGGACTGCGACTGGCCATGCTTTTTCTGTTAATGCCGCTTGGCTACATTCTCGGCATCGGGCTCTGGGCCAAACCGCTGGTCAATAATGAAACGGTTTCGAGTGTGAAAGAACTTTTCAAGCTCGGCTAA
- a CDS encoding peptide MFS transporter, whose product MSSQISQKHPKGLYVLFFAEMWERFSYYGMRAILLLFLLDNIKGGMGMSAAEGTAIYGLYTASVYLLTLPGGWLADNILGQKKAIWYGGIVIMLGHIILAVPAGPAIFFIGLSTVAIGTGLLKPNISSIVGELYPEGGARRDAAFSIFYMGINLGSFLGIAIVGYLGEKVNWHMGFGAAAIGMLLGLIVFRYGSATHLKGLGEVPTAREASEETVAPTSGSNKMLGYGLIALLVVFLIVLQSSGAIDMTTAQGLAQGAGIIIVSISAAYFLFILVAGGLTRVEKYRVGVLIILFLAIALFWAGYEQAGTSLQIFAERHTQRMIGGWEVPSSWFQNFQPTFVLIFAPVLASLWISLSSKNRNPSIPVKFAMGLILLGLSFFVMVAASNIAVKGELASPFFLTFTYFLHTIGELCVSPVGLSSYTKLAPKRYVSQLMGIWFVGASLGNLIAGLFAGGFDESNVLQMPALFNQVAIITTIFGLILLVFWKPIKGWMGGVH is encoded by the coding sequence ATGTCTTCACAGATTTCCCAGAAACATCCCAAAGGACTGTATGTCTTGTTCTTTGCCGAAATGTGGGAACGTTTCAGCTACTACGGCATGCGGGCCATTCTATTGCTTTTCCTGCTCGACAATATTAAGGGCGGGATGGGAATGAGTGCAGCCGAAGGGACGGCCATTTACGGCCTTTATACTGCATCGGTATACTTGCTCACACTGCCGGGAGGCTGGCTGGCGGACAATATTCTCGGTCAGAAAAAGGCCATCTGGTATGGAGGGATCGTCATCATGCTCGGGCACATTATCCTGGCGGTACCCGCCGGTCCGGCTATATTCTTTATCGGGCTCAGCACGGTTGCGATCGGCACGGGGCTTCTAAAGCCGAATATCAGCTCTATCGTAGGCGAACTTTACCCGGAGGGCGGTGCGCGACGCGATGCGGCGTTCTCGATCTTTTATATGGGTATCAACCTAGGCTCATTCCTCGGAATTGCGATCGTTGGTTATCTGGGAGAAAAGGTCAACTGGCATATGGGTTTTGGTGCGGCCGCTATCGGGATGTTGCTTGGGCTGATCGTATTCCGGTATGGGAGCGCTACCCACCTGAAAGGGCTGGGTGAGGTGCCGACCGCGCGGGAAGCGAGTGAGGAAACTGTCGCACCCACATCGGGTAGCAACAAAATGCTCGGCTACGGACTGATCGCTTTGCTGGTAGTGTTCCTGATCGTGCTGCAATCGTCCGGTGCCATCGACATGACTACCGCGCAGGGCCTCGCACAGGGTGCCGGTATCATTATCGTATCCATTTCCGCTGCATATTTCCTTTTCATCCTCGTAGCGGGCGGGCTTACGCGCGTGGAGAAATACCGTGTGGGCGTGTTGATCATCCTTTTTCTCGCCATTGCATTATTCTGGGCGGGTTATGAGCAGGCGGGTACTTCGTTGCAGATCTTTGCCGAACGCCACACGCAGCGAATGATCGGCGGATGGGAAGTGCCATCCAGCTGGTTCCAGAACTTCCAGCCCACTTTCGTATTGATTTTCGCGCCCGTGCTCGCGAGCCTTTGGATATCGCTTTCTTCTAAAAACCGTAACCCGTCCATTCCCGTCAAATTCGCAATGGGTTTGATATTGCTTGGCTTGAGCTTTTTCGTGATGGTCGCGGCTTCCAATATTGCGGTGAAAGGTGAACTCGCTTCTCCATTTTTTCTGACATTTACCTACTTCCTCCATACCATCGGCGAGCTTTGTGTAAGCCCTGTCGGTTTGAGTTCCTATACCAAACTGGCGCCCAAACGTTATGTAAGCCAATTGATGGGCATCTGGTTCGTGGGGGCCTCGCTGGGTAACCTGATAGCCGGACTTTTCGCCGGCGGTTTCGATGAATCCAACGTTCTGCAAATGCCTGCGCTGTTCAACCAGGTGGCCATTATCACGACTATTTTCGGTCTGATCCTGCTCGTCTTCTGGAAACCTATCAAAGGCTGGATGGGCGGCGTCCACTAA
- a CDS encoding deoxyribodipyrimidine photo-lyase, with amino-acid sequence MARRIIYWFRNDLRLKDNQALLSAVGSADEIVPVYVFDPRQFEKTKLGFRRTSVLRARFLIESVAELRENIRQKGGDLLIRTGAPEAIVAKLAEDYNAEYVYTSKEIAPQETRIESSLSKNLKTANVDIKLFWMDTMINAFDLPFPVSRLPSGFAQFERLVSNDLKIKDQFPTPEKIALPTGFEAGAIPGLPELGIDPNEIPARSAGILPGGETHALTVLKEYVEQYVKADSIYPSAEPLTDTRLSGWLSLGCISASYIYRSVKVAQSHAVTEDPIITNLLKREFLHWTLLRYGPRMFKPSGIQHHFNRRWKNDSALFGQWTNGQTENQAVNDIIRKLNTTGFITAAERELAAKYLTDTLDINWTWGAMYFESLLMDYEASVNWGRWNNVAGVGEG; translated from the coding sequence TTAAAGGATAACCAGGCCCTTTTGTCCGCCGTAGGCTCCGCCGACGAGATCGTCCCGGTATACGTTTTCGACCCCCGTCAATTCGAAAAAACAAAGCTTGGGTTTCGCCGCACGAGCGTGCTACGGGCACGGTTCCTGATTGAATCCGTTGCGGAGCTGCGGGAGAATATCCGTCAGAAAGGAGGCGATCTGCTCATTCGCACCGGCGCCCCCGAAGCCATCGTCGCCAAGCTGGCGGAAGATTACAATGCGGAGTACGTATATACCAGCAAGGAAATCGCGCCGCAGGAAACACGCATCGAATCGTCGCTGAGCAAAAACCTGAAAACGGCGAACGTCGACATCAAGCTATTCTGGATGGATACCATGATCAACGCATTCGACCTCCCTTTTCCGGTATCCAGGCTGCCTTCCGGTTTTGCCCAATTCGAACGGCTGGTAAGTAACGATCTCAAAATCAAAGACCAGTTTCCCACGCCGGAGAAGATCGCACTGCCCACCGGTTTTGAAGCCGGCGCCATTCCGGGACTGCCCGAACTCGGGATCGATCCAAATGAAATACCTGCCCGGTCTGCCGGCATATTACCCGGCGGGGAAACGCATGCGCTGACGGTGTTGAAGGAATATGTCGAACAATATGTCAAAGCCGACTCCATTTACCCTTCGGCGGAGCCTCTCACCGACACCCGGCTTTCCGGCTGGCTTTCGCTGGGCTGCATTTCGGCTTCCTACATTTACCGCAGCGTCAAAGTGGCCCAATCGCATGCCGTAACCGAAGATCCGATCATAACCAACCTGCTGAAAAGGGAATTCCTGCATTGGACGTTGCTCCGGTACGGCCCCCGGATGTTCAAGCCGAGTGGCATACAGCACCATTTCAACCGCCGCTGGAAAAACGACAGCGCCCTGTTCGGGCAATGGACGAATGGACAAACGGAGAACCAGGCTGTAAACGACATCATCCGGAAACTCAACACCACCGGCTTCATCACGGCAGCGGAACGCGAACTGGCCGCCAAATACCTGACCGACACCCTGGATATAAACTGGACCTGGGGCGCAATGTATTTTGAAAGCCTGCTGATGGACTACGAAGCGTCCGTAAACTGGGGCCGGTGGAACAACGTAGCGGGTGTGGGGGAGGGTTAA